A genomic region of Cyprinus carpio isolate SPL01 chromosome B13, ASM1834038v1, whole genome shotgun sequence contains the following coding sequences:
- the LOC109054639 gene encoding ankyrin repeat domain-containing protein 2: MIMDENILWATAVVDSRAALDKREEAEEQVRKISSDLRREIVDLGGAENIIELRMKKKIRNNTAAPKDPMDVPVGRVEQDEFLEAAAQGKMEVVEKFLEDGGDPNICDEFRKTALHRAALENHAKIVEKLLDKGADINFKDRLDCRAVHWACRGGSLSALKVLQDRGADITVRDKLLSSPLHVATRTGHSDVVQHLLTSGININAKDWEGDTALHDAVRLNRYKIVKLLILAGADMQIKNAEGIAATEQVKQWQFDTKETLEKLEQMREVGLA; this comes from the exons atgatAATGGACGAGAACATCTTGTGGGCGACGGCTGTGGTTGATAGCAGAGCGGCCCTTGATAAACGGGAGGAG GCAGAGGAACAAGTGAGAAAGATCTCCTCTGATCTGAGGCGTGAGATCGTTGATCTGGGGGGTGCAGAGAACATTATTGAGCTGCGTATGAAGAAGAAGATCAGGAACAACACCGCAGCTCCCAAAGACCCAATGGATGTTCCTGTG GGACGTGTGGAACAGGATGAGTTTTTAGAAGCAGCAGCTCAGGGAAAGATGGAAGTAGTTGAGAAATTTCTGGAAGATGGAGGAGATCCAAACATCTGTGATGAG TTCAGGAAAACAGCGCTGCATCGGGCTGCTTTGGAAAATCATGCTAAAATAGTGGAAAAATTACTGGACAAAGGTGCTGATATCAACTTTAAAGACAGG CTGGACTGCAGGGCTGTACATTGGGCTTGCAGAGGTGGAAGTCTCTCAGCACTGAAAGTTCTTCAGGACAGGGGAGCTGACATCACTGTCAGAGACAAA CTGCTTAGCTCACCTTTGCATGTGGCCACACGGACAGGTCACAGTGATGTGGTCCAACATCTTCTAACCAGTGGAATCAATATTAATGCCAAAGATTGG gaaggaGACACGGCACTGCATGATGCTGTCAGATTAAATCGATATAAAATTGTCAAACTCCTTATACTGGCAGGAGCCGATATGCAGATCAAGAATGCT gaAGGCATTGCGGCCACAGAACAGGTGAAGCAATGGCAGTTTGACACAAAGGAGACACTGGAGAAACTAGAACAGATGAGAGAGGTTGGTCTGGCCTGA
- the morn4 gene encoding MORN repeat-containing protein 4 has protein sequence MECVCCAGRRHGKGELKFADGTCYRGHFENGLFHGSGVLIFPDGSRYEGEFAQGKFQGVGIFSRFDGMKFEGEFKSGRVEGYGLLTFPDGSHGAPRNEGVFENNKLLKREKCQAVVQRAKNSASTARGLSV, from the exons ATGGAG TGTGTTTGCTGTGCAGGTCGGAGGCACGGTAAAGGCGAGCTGAAGTTTGCTGATGGCACCTGTTATAGAGGTCATTTTGAGAATGGCCTGTTTCACGGATCAGGGGTGTTAATCTTTCCCGATGGATCCAG GTACGAGGGTGAATTCGCCCAGGGAAAATTCCAAGGGGTCGGAATCTTCAGCAGGTTTGACGGGATGAAATTTGAAGGAGAATTCAAAAGTGGCCGTGTAGAAGGATATG GGTTGCTGACATTTCCAGATGGTTCCCATGGTGCTCCGCGAAATGAGGGAGTGTTTGAGAACAACAAGCTTTTGAAACGTGAAAAGTGTCAGGCTGTGGTGCAGAGAGCCAAGAACTCAGCATCCACTGCCCGCGGCCTCTCTGTATGA